The following are encoded together in the Candidatus Tectomicrobia bacterium genome:
- a CDS encoding thiamine pyrophosphate-binding protein — translation MAKMSGAEYVSRALKAYGVTHIFFVPTVLSRALAVMDLEGTGISRIITHGEKAAVYMADGFARASGRPGITMAQIVGGLNLAAGLRDAYLAGSPVIAFTGGYDPMYRYRHDYQEAEDFDAFETVTKFNAYVDDVRRFPDLIRQAFRAATTGNPGPVHLRVRGKLGQIEEDTADLEVLAEPRFNRYPPFRPEPEVEHVRQVARVLASARKPVIVAGGGVRNSGAKRELVELAEKLHIPVATSLTGKEIIPGNHPLSIGVVGSYSRRSANVLVGQADLVFFAGTRAGGMTTNTWRVPKIGTPAVQLDIDPEELGRNYPLQGSILGDAKVSLRRLIEAADASSAASRKDWVAHCQKTVADWRAEFAPLLNSDKSPVHPLRIIKELTSFLPPNAFVLSDTGHSGMWTGGYLDLNHPGQGYTRCAGHLGWGFPAALGAKCALPDRPVFLFCGDAGFWYHIGELETAVRWNINAILVVNNNCAQNQETGIYSRAYGGKQQANSRQLWTFKQTNLSTVAESMGAAAIRVERPGDLRGALEKALTIKNVPVVVEVVSDIEALAPGAYAE, via the coding sequence GTGGCAAAGATGAGCGGAGCGGAATACGTATCGCGCGCCCTGAAGGCCTACGGCGTGACCCACATCTTCTTCGTCCCGACGGTGCTCAGCCGGGCGCTGGCGGTGATGGACCTCGAGGGGACGGGCATCTCGCGCATCATCACGCACGGGGAGAAGGCGGCCGTCTACATGGCCGACGGCTTCGCCCGCGCCTCCGGCCGTCCCGGCATCACCATGGCCCAGATCGTGGGCGGGCTGAACCTGGCCGCCGGCCTCAGGGACGCCTACCTGGCGGGATCGCCGGTCATCGCCTTCACGGGCGGCTACGACCCGATGTACCGCTACCGGCACGACTATCAGGAGGCGGAGGACTTCGACGCCTTCGAGACCGTGACCAAGTTCAACGCCTACGTGGACGACGTGCGGCGCTTCCCGGACCTCATCCGGCAGGCCTTCCGGGCCGCGACGACCGGAAACCCCGGGCCGGTCCACCTGCGGGTGCGCGGGAAGCTGGGCCAGATCGAGGAGGACACGGCCGACCTCGAGGTGCTGGCCGAGCCGCGGTTCAATCGCTATCCCCCGTTCCGGCCCGAGCCGGAGGTGGAACACGTGCGCCAGGTGGCCCGGGTCCTGGCCTCGGCCAGGAAGCCCGTCATCGTGGCGGGCGGGGGCGTGCGGAACTCGGGCGCCAAGCGCGAGCTGGTGGAGCTGGCCGAGAAGCTCCATATCCCGGTGGCCACCTCCCTGACCGGGAAGGAGATCATCCCCGGCAACCATCCCCTGTCGATCGGCGTGGTCGGCTCTTACTCCCGCCGGAGCGCCAACGTGCTGGTGGGGCAGGCGGACCTCGTCTTCTTCGCCGGCACCCGGGCGGGGGGCATGACGACGAACACGTGGCGCGTGCCCAAGATCGGGACGCCGGCCGTGCAGCTCGACATCGACCCGGAGGAACTGGGGCGGAACTACCCCCTGCAGGGGAGCATCCTCGGGGACGCCAAGGTTTCCCTCCGCAGGCTCATCGAGGCGGCGGACGCCTCCTCGGCGGCCTCCCGCAAGGACTGGGTGGCGCACTGCCAGAAGACCGTGGCCGACTGGCGGGCGGAGTTCGCCCCCCTGCTGAACTCGGACAAGTCCCCCGTCCATCCCCTGCGGATCATCAAGGAGCTCACGTCCTTCCTGCCGCCGAACGCCTTTGTCCTCTCGGACACCGGGCACTCCGGCATGTGGACGGGCGGCTACCTCGACCTGAACCACCCGGGGCAGGGCTACACACGGTGCGCGGGGCACCTGGGGTGGGGCTTCCCGGCCGCGCTGGGCGCCAAGTGCGCCCTCCCCGACCGGCCGGTGTTCCTCTTCTGCGGGGACGCGGGCTTCTGGTACCACATCGGGGAGCTCGAGACGGCCGTCCGCTGGAACATCAACGCCATCCTCGTGGTGAACAACAACTGCGCCCAGAACCAGGAAACCGGCATCTACTCCCGCGCCTACGGCGGAAAGCAGCAGGCGAACTCCCGCCAGCTCTGGACGTTCAAGCAGACGAACCTCTCCACGGTGGCCGAGTCCATGGGGGCGGCGGCCATCCGGGTTGAGAGGCCGGGCGACCTGCGCGGCGCGCTCGAGAAGGCGCTCACCATCAAGAACGTGCCCGTGGTGGTGGAGGTGGTGTCGGACATCGAGGCCCTGGCGCCGGGAGCCTACGCCGAGTAG
- a CDS encoding 3-keto-5-aminohexanoate cleavage protein → MDKLIITTCAADTSMHAGVPHRFKESEPLAISVEKASKAGAAIAHIHAPPADFKAWESHTKAIRGRCGVMLQYGISTQTLDQRREVVKNRPEMMSVAVGAHNMAFLDRDMMMLHPRQEIADMMRLCADYGVKPEFEVFSLGELWLIDDILQKGLLKPPVLMTCFFGRPGGAWSPPTMKEFLHRVEHLPPHAIYVTSCTGPTHIVLQTMAVAQGGHVRVGTEDEPCLYPGVLGDNVDHVSRIARIAKELGREVAGVDEARAKLHIPSR, encoded by the coding sequence ATGGACAAGCTCATCATCACGACATGCGCAGCGGATACATCCATGCACGCCGGCGTTCCGCACCGCTTCAAGGAGTCGGAGCCCCTGGCCATCTCCGTCGAGAAGGCGTCGAAGGCGGGCGCCGCCATCGCGCACATCCACGCGCCTCCGGCGGACTTCAAGGCCTGGGAGAGCCACACCAAGGCCATCCGGGGCCGGTGCGGCGTCATGCTCCAGTACGGCATCTCGACCCAGACCCTGGACCAGCGCCGCGAGGTGGTGAAGAACCGACCCGAGATGATGTCGGTGGCGGTCGGCGCCCACAACATGGCCTTCCTGGACCGGGACATGATGATGCTCCACCCCCGCCAGGAGATCGCCGACATGATGCGCCTGTGCGCGGACTATGGCGTGAAGCCCGAATTCGAGGTCTTCTCGCTGGGCGAGCTCTGGCTCATCGATGACATCCTGCAGAAGGGCCTCTTGAAGCCCCCCGTTCTCATGACGTGCTTCTTCGGCCGGCCCGGCGGGGCCTGGTCGCCCCCGACCATGAAGGAGTTCCTGCACCGGGTGGAGCACCTCCCGCCCCACGCGATCTACGTCACGAGCTGCACCGGTCCCACCCACATCGTCCTCCAGACCATGGCCGTCGCGCAGGGCGGGCATGTGCGCGTGGGGACGGAGGACGAACCCTGCCTCTACCCCGGGGTGCTCGGGGACAACGTGGACCACGTCTCGCGGATCGCCCGCATCGCGAAGGAGCTGGGGCGCGAGGTCGCGGGCGTGGACGAAGCGCGGGCCAAGCTCCATATCCCGTCCCGGTAG
- a CDS encoding ABC transporter ATP-binding protein: protein MSVCISIQAVEKTYVTARREKVYALAPVSLEVAAGEFVSVVGPSGCGKSTLLKILGGLLSRSSGRAEIMGTPIEGPRGDVGIVFQDPVLLGWRTVLQNTLLPAEILRLDRRAALERARGLIKLVGLEGFEDKYPMELSGGMRQRNSIIRALIHDPAVLLMDEPFGALDAMTREQMNLELQRIWLESRKTVFFITHSIPEAVFLADRVVVMSARPGRIREIIAVDLPRPRSMSTMGDSRFVEHNQHIRRLLFSEGSLD from the coding sequence GTGAGCGTCTGCATATCCATTCAAGCCGTCGAGAAGACCTACGTCACCGCGCGGCGCGAGAAGGTCTACGCCCTGGCCCCGGTGAGCCTCGAGGTCGCGGCGGGCGAGTTCGTGAGCGTGGTGGGGCCGAGCGGCTGCGGGAAGAGCACCCTCCTGAAGATCCTGGGCGGGCTCCTGTCCCGCTCCTCGGGCCGGGCCGAGATCATGGGCACGCCCATCGAGGGCCCCCGGGGGGACGTGGGCATCGTCTTCCAGGACCCCGTGCTGCTCGGGTGGCGGACGGTGCTCCAGAACACCCTGCTCCCCGCCGAGATCCTGCGCCTCGACCGGCGGGCCGCTCTGGAGCGGGCCCGGGGGCTCATCAAGCTGGTTGGGCTCGAGGGCTTTGAGGACAAGTACCCGATGGAACTCTCCGGAGGGATGCGCCAGCGGAACTCCATCATCCGGGCGCTCATCCACGACCCCGCCGTCCTCCTCATGGACGAGCCCTTCGGCGCCCTCGACGCCATGACCCGCGAGCAGATGAACCTCGAGCTCCAGCGCATCTGGCTGGAGAGCCGGAAGACGGTCTTCTTCATCACGCACAGCATCCCGGAGGCCGTCTTCCTGGCCGACCGCGTGGTGGTGATGTCGGCGCGCCCCGGGCGGATCCGGGAGATCATCGCCGTCGATCTCCCGCGGCCCCGCTCGATGTCGACCATGGGCGACTCGAGGTTCGTGGAGCACAACCAGCACATCAGGCGCCTGCTCTTCTCGGAGGGAAGCCTGGATTGA
- a CDS encoding TRAP transporter permease — protein MRKHLARFCVVVSVSLSLFHLYTGYFGVLVALLQRSVHLLLTMVLVFLLYPASKRHENHPAVVALDVLLALGSVVCIGYVAGNYDYVVNREGLASAVSGGELALGLATFALILEGLRRVAGWPLVLVTLGALLYTWGGPYLPGLLAHRGWSWNLIVAAMYLDQEAIFGVPLGVSATYAALFILFGSFLNITGAGRFFIDLACSVAGGSRGGPAKIAVLSSALFGSVSGSPVANVYGTGSFTIPMMMRLGYRPAFAAAVEAAASTGGAIMPPVMGAVAFLMADITGIPYASIALSAALPAILYYFAVGLMVHYEAIRADLKGLPPEDIPSGRKVLANLYLAIPLVGLVYTLSAGYTAFRAAFIAVVLSVAVSFLRKETRLTPAKAIEALDKGGRDMILIALTTAASGIIIGTVGLTGLALRFTSLVLSFSDAGLIFPLVLTMVACLILGMGMPAAPAYIIVAALAIPSLIQLGVSTLAAHMFAFYFAVLSNVTPPVAMAAYAGASIAGSPMLRTGVIASKLAFTGFLIPFLFVYGPPLLLKGSVPEILWASLTAILGVVCLASGLQGWMLGPVSWLERPILIVSAVALIKPGVVTDGIGLGGFALILVLQWARFKKRRVPASPLSAREDSGQIGGSR, from the coding sequence ATGCGGAAGCACCTGGCGCGGTTTTGCGTCGTCGTATCGGTCTCGCTCTCGCTGTTCCACCTCTATACCGGCTATTTCGGGGTGCTCGTGGCGCTGCTGCAGCGCTCGGTCCATCTCCTCCTCACGATGGTGCTGGTGTTCCTGCTCTACCCGGCGTCCAAGCGGCACGAGAACCACCCGGCGGTGGTGGCGCTGGACGTCCTGCTGGCGCTGGGGTCGGTCGTCTGCATCGGCTACGTGGCCGGCAACTACGACTACGTGGTGAACCGGGAGGGGCTGGCGAGCGCCGTGTCCGGGGGCGAACTCGCCCTGGGGCTCGCGACGTTCGCGCTGATCCTAGAAGGGCTCCGCCGGGTGGCGGGCTGGCCCCTCGTGCTGGTGACGCTGGGCGCGCTGCTCTATACCTGGGGAGGACCCTACCTGCCCGGCCTTCTCGCGCACCGGGGGTGGAGCTGGAACCTCATCGTGGCCGCGATGTACCTGGACCAAGAGGCCATCTTCGGGGTGCCCCTCGGAGTCTCCGCCACCTACGCGGCGCTGTTCATCCTCTTCGGCTCGTTCCTGAACATCACCGGCGCCGGGAGGTTCTTCATCGACTTGGCGTGCTCCGTCGCGGGCGGGTCCCGCGGGGGGCCGGCCAAAATCGCCGTCCTGTCGAGCGCGCTCTTCGGCTCGGTCTCGGGCTCGCCCGTCGCCAACGTGTACGGGACGGGGAGCTTTACCATCCCCATGATGATGCGCCTGGGGTACCGGCCGGCCTTCGCCGCAGCGGTGGAGGCGGCCGCCTCCACCGGGGGAGCCATCATGCCCCCCGTCATGGGCGCGGTGGCCTTCCTCATGGCGGACATCACGGGCATCCCCTACGCCTCGATCGCCCTCTCGGCGGCCCTGCCGGCGATCCTCTATTACTTCGCCGTGGGCCTCATGGTCCATTACGAGGCCATCCGGGCGGACCTGAAGGGTCTCCCCCCGGAGGACATCCCCAGTGGCCGGAAGGTCCTGGCCAACCTCTACCTGGCCATCCCCCTGGTGGGGCTCGTCTACACCCTCTCCGCCGGGTACACGGCATTCCGCGCCGCGTTCATCGCGGTGGTGCTCTCGGTCGCCGTGAGCTTCCTGCGCAAGGAGACCCGCCTGACGCCGGCGAAGGCCATCGAGGCGCTCGACAAGGGGGGGAGGGACATGATCCTCATCGCCCTCACGACCGCGGCCTCGGGCATCATCATTGGCACGGTCGGCCTGACCGGCCTCGCCCTGCGCTTCACTTCGCTCGTCCTCTCGTTCTCGGACGCGGGCCTCATCTTCCCTCTGGTGCTGACCATGGTGGCCTGCCTGATCCTGGGGATGGGCATGCCGGCGGCCCCGGCTTACATCATCGTGGCGGCCCTGGCCATTCCGTCCCTGATTCAACTGGGCGTCTCCACGCTGGCGGCGCACATGTTCGCCTTCTACTTCGCCGTCCTGTCGAACGTGACGCCTCCGGTCGCGATGGCCGCCTACGCCGGCGCGAGCATCGCGGGGAGCCCCATGCTCCGCACCGGCGTGATCGCCTCCAAACTGGCCTTCACGGGTTTCCTCATCCCCTTCCTGTTCGTGTACGGCCCTCCGCTGCTCCTCAAGGGGAGCGTGCCCGAGATCCTGTGGGCCTCCCTCACGGCGATCCTGGGGGTTGTCTGCCTGGCCTCGGGGCTGCAGGGGTGGATGCTGGGGCCGGTGAGCTGGCTGGAGCGGCCGATCCTCATCGTCTCGGCCGTGGCCCTCATCAAGCCCGGCGTCGTCACCGATGGTATCGGCCTGGGGGGATTCGCGCTGATCCTCGTCCTGCAGTGGGCGAGATTCAAGAAGAGACGGGTTCCGGCGAGCCCCTTGAGCGCCCGGGAGGACTCCGGGCAGATCGGCGGGAGCCGGTGA
- a CDS encoding TAXI family TRAP transporter solute-binding subunit, with amino-acid sequence MKITRSIAAALLAACLAVPAASASAAQEAPKSLTLSAGAIGQNWYMLAALLGENLKKMYGTTQITVMAGGGVANVNLLDQGTIDFGLTSTDLYVAAMKGIAPYKKPHKDVLAVGNIQAVSVYYFMVDKSKGLKSIQEYAQKKMPLRFCTFRKAGPPAVSALRLFQEMGVKEQDISKWGGKINFMDWPNCVSLARDGHVDALIGGTGMPSPFHAEVASARDVEILPVPEPMIKTMVDKYGYIPVTIPKGLYNIVKKDTPSFGWSGYILTRRQTPPQTVYDMTKSLYESADRIRKLHSSLASYDVKKLVADVPGPFHPGAERFYKEKGILK; translated from the coding sequence ATGAAGATCACCCGAAGCATCGCCGCCGCGCTGCTGGCCGCCTGCCTGGCCGTGCCGGCGGCCTCCGCCTCCGCCGCGCAGGAGGCGCCCAAGTCGCTCACGCTGAGCGCCGGGGCCATCGGCCAGAACTGGTACATGCTGGCCGCTCTCCTGGGGGAGAACCTCAAGAAGATGTACGGCACGACCCAGATCACGGTAATGGCCGGCGGCGGAGTCGCCAACGTCAACCTGCTGGACCAGGGGACGATCGACTTCGGCCTCACCTCGACCGACCTCTACGTGGCCGCCATGAAGGGCATCGCCCCCTATAAGAAGCCCCACAAGGACGTCCTGGCGGTGGGCAACATCCAGGCCGTGAGCGTCTACTACTTCATGGTCGACAAGTCGAAGGGCCTGAAGTCCATCCAAGAATACGCGCAGAAGAAGATGCCGCTCCGGTTCTGCACCTTCCGGAAGGCCGGACCCCCGGCCGTCTCCGCGCTGCGCCTCTTCCAGGAGATGGGCGTCAAGGAACAGGACATCTCCAAATGGGGGGGGAAGATCAACTTCATGGACTGGCCGAACTGCGTCTCCCTCGCGCGCGATGGACATGTGGACGCCCTGATCGGCGGCACGGGGATGCCCTCGCCCTTCCACGCCGAAGTGGCGAGTGCCCGCGATGTCGAGATACTTCCTGTTCCCGAGCCTATGATCAAGACGATGGTGGACAAGTACGGCTACATCCCCGTGACGATTCCAAAGGGGCTGTACAACATCGTGAAAAAGGACACCCCCTCGTTCGGGTGGTCGGGTTACATCCTCACCCGCAGGCAGACTCCCCCCCAGACCGTGTACGACATGACCAAGAGCCTCTACGAGAGCGCCGACCGTATCCGGAAGCTGCATTCGTCGCTGGCCAGCTATGACGTGAAGAAGCTGGTTGCCGACGTGCCGGGCCCGTTCCATCCCGGCGCCGAGCGGTTCTACAAGGAAAAGGGCATTCTGAAGTAG
- a CDS encoding ABC transporter permease produces MKGEGILGALQEAREDPAGFFRARRKLVIFPISLVVFVGAWEWLVRALEIPSFILPPPSAVAAALLQGLFFLGTGGVGSADFFGAMQNSYYLHIAHTFVEALSGFLIGGFIGFGLGPLFMQSEVIEDIVLPYIVAFQTLPKLAIAPLFVIWFGYEIESKVLLAGLVAFFPLLVNTMVGLKSAQSDQLDLLRSLSASRWQTFWKLQFPNAMPFIFAGLELAVVFSLLGALLGEFVGAGQCMWGGRGQCGLGVLLMQMSFSSDTTGTFAVLIILAMMGVAMHKAIKVLRRKVLFWSPETGRAMNT; encoded by the coding sequence ATGAAGGGTGAGGGAATCCTGGGGGCGCTCCAGGAGGCGCGGGAGGATCCGGCGGGCTTCTTCCGCGCTCGCCGAAAGCTCGTGATCTTTCCGATCTCACTGGTGGTTTTCGTGGGTGCGTGGGAGTGGCTCGTCCGCGCCTTGGAGATTCCCTCGTTCATCCTGCCGCCCCCCTCGGCGGTGGCCGCCGCGCTGCTCCAGGGGCTCTTCTTCCTCGGCACGGGCGGGGTGGGCTCGGCCGACTTCTTCGGGGCCATGCAGAACAGCTATTACCTGCACATCGCCCACACCTTCGTCGAGGCGCTCTCGGGGTTCCTGATCGGGGGCTTCATCGGCTTCGGCCTGGGGCCCCTGTTCATGCAGTCGGAGGTCATCGAGGACATCGTCCTGCCCTACATCGTGGCGTTCCAGACCCTGCCCAAGCTGGCCATCGCGCCCCTGTTCGTGATCTGGTTCGGCTACGAGATCGAGTCGAAGGTGCTGCTGGCGGGGCTGGTGGCCTTCTTCCCCCTGCTCGTGAACACCATGGTGGGGCTGAAGTCGGCCCAGAGCGATCAGCTCGATTTGCTCCGCTCCCTCTCCGCCTCGCGATGGCAGACGTTCTGGAAGCTCCAGTTCCCGAACGCGATGCCCTTCATCTTCGCTGGGCTGGAGTTGGCCGTCGTGTTCAGCCTGCTGGGAGCGCTCCTCGGCGAGTTCGTGGGGGCGGGGCAGTGCATGTGGGGGGGGAGGGGGCAGTGCGGCCTCGGCGTGCTGCTCATGCAGATGAGCTTCAGCAGCGACACGACGGGGACCTTCGCCGTCTTGATCATCCTGGCGATGATGGGCGTGGCGATGCACAAGGCGATCAAGGTGCTGAGACGGAAAGTCCTGTTCTGGTCGCCCGAGACCGGAAGGGCCATGAACACCTGA
- a CDS encoding NrtA/SsuA/CpmA family ABC transporter substrate-binding protein, with protein sequence MKSARVWLGALLCLLLAGAGAGAPPAMAAKKLTTVKVTLANPIFNPGLAFLWIGSFMGWYEEEGVDAQFVAAQGEGQSLGWAVAGRTDIAVPRPFPILFRAARGEDVGVTGVYVLNNQPIYEGVAVPPNSPIKSVCDLKGKKVGILAPNDAGIAFLARALKDCGLKASDVTFLPTGVADKSAAAMRLGRVDAWASVDVQYSLAKARGFEFRIIPYGKFLDDLFGNTIWVNQKFLKENRQAVIGYLRGMAKGSIFFYTNLDAALDMHWVLYPESMPKGMTKEQANKLFRQVLESRAPKLRKDKNAKHFGEFSEKKWAAYIQFLGLQKELPPEKVKAIWTNDLIAEVNNFDPKEIENQARNFNFQETLKKYQARMAARGR encoded by the coding sequence ATGAAGTCCGCGAGGGTTTGGCTGGGAGCGCTGCTGTGCCTGTTGCTGGCGGGGGCGGGGGCGGGGGCGCCGCCCGCCATGGCGGCCAAGAAGCTGACGACGGTCAAGGTGACCCTGGCGAACCCCATCTTCAATCCCGGCTTGGCCTTCCTCTGGATAGGCTCGTTCATGGGCTGGTACGAGGAGGAAGGGGTGGACGCCCAGTTCGTCGCGGCGCAGGGCGAGGGCCAGTCGCTCGGCTGGGCGGTAGCCGGACGGACGGACATCGCCGTGCCCCGGCCCTTCCCCATCCTGTTCCGGGCCGCCCGGGGCGAGGACGTGGGGGTCACCGGGGTGTATGTGCTCAATAACCAGCCGATCTATGAAGGGGTCGCCGTCCCGCCGAACAGCCCCATCAAATCCGTCTGCGACCTCAAAGGGAAGAAGGTGGGCATCCTGGCCCCCAACGACGCAGGCATCGCCTTCCTCGCCCGCGCCCTCAAGGACTGCGGCCTGAAGGCCTCGGACGTGACCTTCCTGCCCACGGGGGTGGCGGACAAGTCCGCCGCGGCCATGAGGCTGGGCCGGGTGGACGCCTGGGCCTCGGTGGACGTGCAGTACTCCCTGGCCAAGGCCCGGGGCTTCGAGTTCCGCATCATCCCCTACGGGAAGTTCCTCGACGATCTGTTTGGGAACACCATCTGGGTCAACCAGAAGTTCCTGAAGGAGAACCGGCAGGCGGTGATCGGCTACCTGCGGGGGATGGCGAAGGGGAGCATCTTCTTCTACACGAACCTCGACGCGGCGCTCGACATGCACTGGGTGCTCTACCCCGAGTCCATGCCCAAGGGGATGACGAAGGAGCAGGCGAACAAGCTCTTCCGGCAGGTCCTCGAGTCGCGCGCGCCGAAGCTGCGGAAGGACAAGAACGCGAAGCATTTCGGCGAGTTCTCCGAGAAGAAGTGGGCCGCCTATATTCAATTCCTCGGCCTCCAGAAGGAGCTTCCCCCCGAGAAGGTGAAGGCCATCTGGACCAACGATCTCATCGCCGAGGTGAACAACTTCGACCCCAAGGAGATCGAGAACCAGGCCCGGAATTTCAATTTCCAGGAGACGCTCAAGAAGTACCAGGCGCGGATGGCCGCGCGGGGCAGGTAG
- a CDS encoding cyclase family protein produces the protein MCATRFIDLSTPMANGANEPRPPDIYYMDHKEFGAKTAAGWGIKPEELHDGVGSQAEFIKVSTHSATHMDAPLHYGPTVAGKPARAIDQVPLEWCFADGVVLDLRHKKTGDYITVQDIEACLKKIGYKIKAGDIVLLWTGTDEKRSDPNYPELHPGMSIEATEYLLDRGVRIIGIDAFGYDRPFSFQIPEFKAGNRRALMPCHHILGRQREYLQIEQMSNLGMIPRPHGFKVACFPINVERASGAWVRPVAIVEDRK, from the coding sequence ATGTGCGCGACGCGATTCATCGACCTGAGCACCCCGATGGCCAACGGCGCGAACGAGCCCAGGCCCCCGGACATCTACTACATGGATCATAAGGAGTTCGGCGCCAAGACGGCGGCCGGCTGGGGCATCAAGCCCGAGGAGCTGCACGACGGGGTGGGCAGCCAGGCCGAATTCATCAAGGTCTCGACCCACTCCGCCACCCATATGGACGCTCCCCTGCACTACGGCCCCACCGTGGCGGGGAAGCCCGCCCGGGCCATCGACCAGGTGCCGCTCGAATGGTGCTTCGCCGACGGGGTGGTGCTCGACCTGCGCCACAAGAAGACGGGCGACTACATCACCGTCCAGGACATCGAGGCCTGCCTCAAGAAAATCGGCTACAAGATCAAGGCGGGGGACATCGTCCTCCTCTGGACGGGGACCGACGAGAAGCGCTCGGACCCCAACTACCCCGAGCTGCACCCGGGCATGAGCATCGAGGCGACGGAGTACCTGCTCGACCGAGGGGTGAGGATCATCGGCATCGACGCCTTCGGCTACGACCGGCCGTTCAGCTTCCAGATACCGGAGTTCAAGGCGGGGAACCGCCGGGCCCTCATGCCCTGCCACCACATCCTGGGGCGCCAGCGCGAGTACCTGCAGATCGAGCAGATGTCCAACCTCGGGATGATCCCCAGGCCGCACGGCTTCAAGGTCGCCTGCTTCCCGATCAACGTCGAGCGGGCCTCGGGCGCCTGGGTGCGGCCGGTCGCCATCGTGGAGGACAGGAAATGA
- a CDS encoding aminopeptidase P family protein, producing the protein MYLNVDRARGLMKDFGIDAIVASTPENVTYVAGTVSWSLKVYAYSVHMFAVFPQDPNRPPSLVVPGQEVTYVSMQQSWIKDLYTFGDRSALIQPPGSKPQTPEEETYLGMYNNDARRSKNAGAALGLALRERGLDKGTIALDEERVMPGVRKQIQDALPNATIVNGADLFRLIRMVKTPDELKAMRAAAEVNELACIAASKAVVPGMTENEVASVFRAEVGRLGGMWQWFHFCSGRRATGIFPPTDKKLAKGEMWKFDAGVVKGNYQGDTGWGGVVGEPTKEQASLWKATVQGFDAAMAEVKAGVLGSRIYRTMLEATRAALPGHNGNFAGHAIGLEQREVPYILADPTPINSKFLPTSSDFPLEEGTTLCLENPTQVFGFGGTQIEKTVVVTRNGWEPIYPQERKLWVSPA; encoded by the coding sequence ATGTACCTGAACGTGGATCGCGCGCGGGGCCTGATGAAGGACTTCGGGATCGACGCCATCGTGGCGAGCACGCCCGAGAACGTCACTTACGTGGCCGGCACGGTGAGCTGGTCGCTCAAGGTGTACGCCTACTCGGTGCACATGTTCGCCGTCTTCCCGCAGGACCCGAACCGGCCGCCGTCCCTGGTCGTCCCCGGGCAGGAGGTCACCTACGTCTCGATGCAGCAATCCTGGATCAAGGACCTCTATACCTTCGGCGACCGGAGCGCGCTCATCCAGCCGCCGGGCTCGAAGCCCCAGACCCCCGAGGAGGAGACCTACCTCGGGATGTACAACAACGACGCGCGCCGCTCGAAGAACGCGGGCGCCGCGCTGGGGCTGGCCCTGCGCGAGCGGGGGCTGGACAAGGGCACCATCGCCCTGGACGAGGAGCGCGTGATGCCGGGCGTCCGCAAGCAGATCCAGGACGCCCTGCCCAACGCGACCATCGTCAACGGCGCGGACCTCTTCCGGCTCATCCGCATGGTGAAGACGCCGGACGAGCTCAAGGCCATGCGGGCGGCGGCCGAGGTGAACGAGCTCGCCTGCATCGCCGCCTCGAAGGCGGTCGTGCCCGGGATGACCGAGAACGAGGTGGCCTCGGTGTTCCGCGCCGAGGTGGGCCGGCTGGGCGGGATGTGGCAGTGGTTCCACTTCTGCTCGGGGCGGCGCGCGACGGGCATCTTTCCCCCCACGGACAAGAAGCTCGCCAAGGGCGAGATGTGGAAGTTCGACGCGGGCGTCGTGAAGGGGAACTACCAGGGCGACACGGGCTGGGGCGGGGTGGTGGGCGAGCCCACGAAGGAACAGGCCAGCCTGTGGAAAGCCACCGTCCAGGGCTTCGACGCGGCGATGGCCGAGGTGAAGGCGGGCGTGCTGGGCTCCAGGATCTACCGCACCATGCTGGAGGCCACCCGCGCGGCGCTCCCCGGCCACAACGGCAACTTCGCGGGCCACGCCATCGGCTTGGAGCAGCGAGAGGTACCCTACATCCTGGCCGACCCGACGCCGATCAATAGCAAGTTCCTCCCGACTTCGAGCGACTTCCCGCTCGAGGAGGGGACGACGCTCTGCCTCGAGAACCCGACCCAGGTATTCGGTTTCGGGGGCACCCAGATCGAGAAGACGGTGGTGGTCACCCGCAACGGCTGGGAGCCCATCTATCCCCAGGAGCGGAAGCTCTGGGTATCGCCGGCGTAG